From one Rosa rugosa chromosome 4, drRosRugo1.1, whole genome shotgun sequence genomic stretch:
- the LOC133743687 gene encoding uncharacterized protein LOC133743687 isoform X1: protein MYMAYGWPQVIPLEQGLCPSSQKIIYFKVINGLLLVVSPSHLELWSSSQHKVRLGKYMRDAGSLQREGENLQAVWSPDAKLIAVLTSSFFLHLFKVQFSEKKIQLGGKQPSGLFLATISPLLSEQVPFADKDIIVSNIVSDSKHMLLGLSDGSLYSISWKGEFYGTYELDPVPRDGCEVIPSSHSLDNGVASKGVPGTIPANNCVPRKSAIIQLELCFPLRLLFVLYSDGQLVSCSISKKGLKHPESIKAEKRLGAGDAVCTSVASEQQILAVGTKRGVVELYDFAESVSLIRSVSLYDWGYSMEDTGPVSCIAWTPDNSAFAVGWKLRGLTVWSVSGCRLMSTIRQIGLSSVSSPVVKPVNECKFEPLMGGTSLMQWDEYGYRLYAIEERSLERILGFSFGKCCLNRGVSGMTYVRQVIYGDDRLLVVQSEDTDELKMLHLNLPVSYISQNWPVQHVAASKDGMYLAVAGLHGLIIYDIRFKKWRVFGDITQEQKIQCKGLLWMGKIVVVCNYIDSTNTYELLFYPRYHLDQSSLLCRKSLLAKPMVMDVYQDYILVTYRPFDVHIFHVKLFGELTPFTTPNLELSTVRELSIMTAKSHPAAMRFVPDQLPRERISDNHTSNSDPLLKEPARCLILRVNGELSLLDLDDGRERELTDSVELFWVTCGQSEEKSNLIEEVSWLDYGHRGMQVWYPSLGVDPFKQEDFLQLDPELEFDREVYPLGLLPNAGVVVGVSQRMSFSACTEFPCFEPTPQAQTILHCLLRHLIQRDKREEALRLAQLSAEKPHFSHCMEWLLFTVFEADISRQSANKNQSSVPKYAKNSSLLEKTCDLLRNFPEYFDVVVSVARKTDGRHWADLFTAAGRSTELFEECFQRRWYRTAACYILVIAKLEGPAVSQYCALRLLQATLDESLYELAGELVRFLLRSGREYEQASTDSDRQAPSSPRFLGYFGFRSSNRKQSLDKSSSFKEQSAHVASVKNILESHASYLMSGKELSKLVAFVKGTQFDLVEYLQRERYGCARLENFASGLELIGQKLQMSILQSRFDAEFLLAHMCSVKFKEWIVVLATLLRRSEVLFDLFQHDMRLWKAYSITLQSHPAFTEYHDLLGDLEDQLSSIGISQEK, encoded by the exons atgtatATGGCATATGGATGGCCACAGGTCATCCCACTTGAACAGGGTTTATGCCCGTCTTCCCAGAAGATCATATATTTCAAGGTCATCAATGGCTTACTGCTTGTTGTGTCTCCCTCTCACCTTGAGCTCTGGAGCTCTTCCCAG CATAAAGTGAGACTGGGCAAGTACATGAGGGATGCTGGTTCACTTCAGAGAGAAGGCGAGAATTTGCAAGCAGTCTGGAGCCCTGATGCCAAATTGATCGCTGTTCTT ACgtcctctttctttcttcaccTTTTCAAGGTCCAGTTTTCTGAGAAAAAGATACAATTAGGAGGGAAGCAGCCCTCTGGTTTATTTCTTGCTACTATATCTCCTCTTCTCAGTGAGCAGGTGCCATTTGCAGATAAGGACATCATAGT GAGCAATATTGTAAGCGATAGCAAACATATGCTACTTGGACTTTCTGATGGATCACTTTACAGTATCTCATGGAAAGGGGAG TTCTATGGGACTTATGAACTTGATCCAGTTCCACGTGATGGCTGTGAAGTTATCCCGTCATCACATTCTTTAGATAATGGTGTTGCTTCTAAAGGGGTTCCAGGAACTATTCCTGCCAATAATTGCGTCCCCAGGAAGTCTGCTATTATCCAACTGGAGCTTTGTTTTCCACTTAGGTTACTGTTTGTGTTATATTCTGATGGACAACTGGTGTCATGTTCTATAAGTAAGAAAGGCTTAAAGCATCCTGAATCTATTAAAGCTGAGAAGAGGCTGGGGGCTGGTGATGCTGTATGTACTTCAGTAGCTTCAGAGCAACAAATCCTTGCTGTTGGGACCAAAAGAGGGGTTGTGGAGTTATATGACTTCGCAGAATCTGTATCACTGATCCGATCCGTATCTCTGTATGACTGGGG GTACTCAATGGAAGACACTGGACCTGTCAGTTGCATTGCATGGACGCCTGATAATTCTGCTTTTGCAGTTGGGTGGAAGTTAAGAGGACTTACAGTTTGGTCTGTCTCTGGTTGTCGTTTGATGTCAACAATCCGTCAAATAGGTTTAAGTTCAGTATCTTCTCCGGTGGTTAAGCCAGTCAACGAATGCAAATTTGAACCTTTGATGGGTGGCACCTCATTGATGCAGTGGGATGAATATGGATATAGGCTCTATGCTATTGAAGAACGATCGTTGGAGAGGATTCTTGGATTTTCCTTTGGTAAATGTTGCCTTAACAGAGGAGTTTCAGGCATGACATATGTCCGTCAAGTGATATATGGTGATGATCGGTTGCTTGTTGTTCAATCTGAAGATACTGATGAACTTAAGATGCTACATCTTAACCTTCCA GTTTCTTATATCTCACAAAATTGGCCAGTTCAACATGTAGCGGCTAGCAAAGATGGAATGTACTTGGCAGTTGCTGGTCTCCATGGGTTAATCATATATGATATACGATTCAAGAAGTGGCGAGTGTTTGGAGACATTACTCAGGAGCAGAAGATTCAGTGCAAAGGTTTGTTATGGATGGGGAAGATTGTTGTTGTCTGCAACTACATTGATTCTACTAACAC ATATGAATTGCTTTTCTATCCAAGATATCACCTTGATCAGAGCTCACTACTTTGCCGAAAGTCCTTGCTTGCGAAACCAATGGTCATGGATGTCTATCAAGATTATATACTAGTCACATATCGCCCGTTTGATGTACACATATTCCACGTGAAATTATTTGGTGAATTGACGCCTTTCACTACTCCAAATTTAGAG CTTTCTACAGTACGAGAACTCTCAATTATGACTGCGAAGAGCCATCCTGCAGCAATGCGTTTTGTCCCAGATCAGCTTCCAAGAGAGCGCATTTCAGATAATCATACGTCTAACTCAGATCCTTTATTAAAAGAGCCTGCAAG GTGTTTGATATTGAGAGTAAATGGGGAGCTTTCACTTCTTGATTTGGACGATGGACGTGAAAGGGAGCTCACTGATTCTGTTGAATTATTTTGGGTTACATGTGGTCAATCGGAGGAAAAATCAAATCTTATTGAGGAGGTTTCATGGTTAGATTATGGCCACCGCGGAATGCAG GTTTGGTATCCATCTCTGGGTGTTGACCCTTTTAAGCAGGAGGATTTCTTGCAG TTGGATCCGGAGCTTGAATTTGATCGTGAGGTATACCCTCTGGGACTTCTTCCAAATGCTGGGGTGGTTGTTGGTGTTTCCCAGCGAATGTCATTTTCAGCCTGCACAGAGTTTCCGTGTTTTGAGCCAACTCCGCAAGCTCAAACTATATTACATTGTCTTCTAAGGCACCTTATTCAG AGGGACAAAAGGGAGGAAGCTTTAAGATTGGCCCAATTATCAGCTGAAAAACCTCATTTCTCTCACTGTATGGAGTGGCTTCTGTTTACTGTATTTGAGGCAGACATATCCAG GCAAAGTGCAAACAAGAATCAGAGCTCTGTGCCTAAATATGCAAAGAATTCCTCTCTTTTAGAGAAGACATGTGATTTGCTCAGAAATTTTCCGGAGTATTTTGATGTGGTTGTCAGTGTTGCAAGAAAAACTGATGGTCGACATTGGGCGGATTTGTTCACTGCTGCTGGGAGATCAACAGA GTTGTTTGAGGAATGCTTCCAACGCAGATGGTACCGCACTGCTGCATGCTATATACTT GTGATTGCTAAGCTTGAAGGTCCTGCTGTCAGTCAGTACTGTGCTTTGCGTTTATTACAG GCAACACTGGACGAATCTTTATATGAACTCGCTGGGGAGCTG GTGAGGTTCTTGCTGAGATCTGGAAGGGAATATGAACAAGCATCAACAGATTCAGACAGACAAGCTCCATCATCTCCCAGATTCTTGGGTTATTTTGGTTTTCGTTCTAGTAATAGAAAACAGTCCTTGGATAAAAG CTCTTCATTCAAGGAGCAGAGCGCACATGTTGCTTCTGTGAAGAACATTTTAGAAAGCCATGCTAGCTATTTGATGTCAGGAAAAGAGCTTTCAAAGCTAGTTGCATTTGTGAAAGGCACTCAGTTTGATTTAGTG GAATATCTTCAGCGAGAGAGATATGGATGTGCTCGTTTGGAGAATTTCGCTTCAGGACTTGAATTAATTGGACAAAAG CTCCAAATGAGTATACTGCAGAGTCGATTTGATGCAGAATTTCTTTTGGCACACATGTGCTCTGTCAAGTTCAAAGAATGGATAGTGGTCCTTGCTACTCTTTTAAGACGATCTGAG GTTCTATTTGATCTTTTCCAGCATGATATGCGGTTGTGGAAAGCATATAGCATCACCCTGCAG TCACATCCTGCCTTTACTGAATACCATGATCTGCTTGGAGATTTGGAAGATCAACTTTCCTCCATTGGAATTTCTCAAGAGAAATGA
- the LOC133743687 gene encoding uncharacterized protein LOC133743687 isoform X2: MLLGLSDGSLYSISWKGEFYGTYELDPVPRDGCEVIPSSHSLDNGVASKGVPGTIPANNCVPRKSAIIQLELCFPLRLLFVLYSDGQLVSCSISKKGLKHPESIKAEKRLGAGDAVCTSVASEQQILAVGTKRGVVELYDFAESVSLIRSVSLYDWGYSMEDTGPVSCIAWTPDNSAFAVGWKLRGLTVWSVSGCRLMSTIRQIGLSSVSSPVVKPVNECKFEPLMGGTSLMQWDEYGYRLYAIEERSLERILGFSFGKCCLNRGVSGMTYVRQVIYGDDRLLVVQSEDTDELKMLHLNLPVSYISQNWPVQHVAASKDGMYLAVAGLHGLIIYDIRFKKWRVFGDITQEQKIQCKGLLWMGKIVVVCNYIDSTNTYELLFYPRYHLDQSSLLCRKSLLAKPMVMDVYQDYILVTYRPFDVHIFHVKLFGELTPFTTPNLELSTVRELSIMTAKSHPAAMRFVPDQLPRERISDNHTSNSDPLLKEPARCLILRVNGELSLLDLDDGRERELTDSVELFWVTCGQSEEKSNLIEEVSWLDYGHRGMQVWYPSLGVDPFKQEDFLQLDPELEFDREVYPLGLLPNAGVVVGVSQRMSFSACTEFPCFEPTPQAQTILHCLLRHLIQRDKREEALRLAQLSAEKPHFSHCMEWLLFTVFEADISRQSANKNQSSVPKYAKNSSLLEKTCDLLRNFPEYFDVVVSVARKTDGRHWADLFTAAGRSTELFEECFQRRWYRTAACYILVIAKLEGPAVSQYCALRLLQATLDESLYELAGELVRFLLRSGREYEQASTDSDRQAPSSPRFLGYFGFRSSNRKQSLDKSSSFKEQSAHVASVKNILESHASYLMSGKELSKLVAFVKGTQFDLVEYLQRERYGCARLENFASGLELIGQKLQMSILQSRFDAEFLLAHMCSVKFKEWIVVLATLLRRSEVLFDLFQHDMRLWKAYSITLQSHPAFTEYHDLLGDLEDQLSSIGISQEK; this comes from the exons ATGCTACTTGGACTTTCTGATGGATCACTTTACAGTATCTCATGGAAAGGGGAG TTCTATGGGACTTATGAACTTGATCCAGTTCCACGTGATGGCTGTGAAGTTATCCCGTCATCACATTCTTTAGATAATGGTGTTGCTTCTAAAGGGGTTCCAGGAACTATTCCTGCCAATAATTGCGTCCCCAGGAAGTCTGCTATTATCCAACTGGAGCTTTGTTTTCCACTTAGGTTACTGTTTGTGTTATATTCTGATGGACAACTGGTGTCATGTTCTATAAGTAAGAAAGGCTTAAAGCATCCTGAATCTATTAAAGCTGAGAAGAGGCTGGGGGCTGGTGATGCTGTATGTACTTCAGTAGCTTCAGAGCAACAAATCCTTGCTGTTGGGACCAAAAGAGGGGTTGTGGAGTTATATGACTTCGCAGAATCTGTATCACTGATCCGATCCGTATCTCTGTATGACTGGGG GTACTCAATGGAAGACACTGGACCTGTCAGTTGCATTGCATGGACGCCTGATAATTCTGCTTTTGCAGTTGGGTGGAAGTTAAGAGGACTTACAGTTTGGTCTGTCTCTGGTTGTCGTTTGATGTCAACAATCCGTCAAATAGGTTTAAGTTCAGTATCTTCTCCGGTGGTTAAGCCAGTCAACGAATGCAAATTTGAACCTTTGATGGGTGGCACCTCATTGATGCAGTGGGATGAATATGGATATAGGCTCTATGCTATTGAAGAACGATCGTTGGAGAGGATTCTTGGATTTTCCTTTGGTAAATGTTGCCTTAACAGAGGAGTTTCAGGCATGACATATGTCCGTCAAGTGATATATGGTGATGATCGGTTGCTTGTTGTTCAATCTGAAGATACTGATGAACTTAAGATGCTACATCTTAACCTTCCA GTTTCTTATATCTCACAAAATTGGCCAGTTCAACATGTAGCGGCTAGCAAAGATGGAATGTACTTGGCAGTTGCTGGTCTCCATGGGTTAATCATATATGATATACGATTCAAGAAGTGGCGAGTGTTTGGAGACATTACTCAGGAGCAGAAGATTCAGTGCAAAGGTTTGTTATGGATGGGGAAGATTGTTGTTGTCTGCAACTACATTGATTCTACTAACAC ATATGAATTGCTTTTCTATCCAAGATATCACCTTGATCAGAGCTCACTACTTTGCCGAAAGTCCTTGCTTGCGAAACCAATGGTCATGGATGTCTATCAAGATTATATACTAGTCACATATCGCCCGTTTGATGTACACATATTCCACGTGAAATTATTTGGTGAATTGACGCCTTTCACTACTCCAAATTTAGAG CTTTCTACAGTACGAGAACTCTCAATTATGACTGCGAAGAGCCATCCTGCAGCAATGCGTTTTGTCCCAGATCAGCTTCCAAGAGAGCGCATTTCAGATAATCATACGTCTAACTCAGATCCTTTATTAAAAGAGCCTGCAAG GTGTTTGATATTGAGAGTAAATGGGGAGCTTTCACTTCTTGATTTGGACGATGGACGTGAAAGGGAGCTCACTGATTCTGTTGAATTATTTTGGGTTACATGTGGTCAATCGGAGGAAAAATCAAATCTTATTGAGGAGGTTTCATGGTTAGATTATGGCCACCGCGGAATGCAG GTTTGGTATCCATCTCTGGGTGTTGACCCTTTTAAGCAGGAGGATTTCTTGCAG TTGGATCCGGAGCTTGAATTTGATCGTGAGGTATACCCTCTGGGACTTCTTCCAAATGCTGGGGTGGTTGTTGGTGTTTCCCAGCGAATGTCATTTTCAGCCTGCACAGAGTTTCCGTGTTTTGAGCCAACTCCGCAAGCTCAAACTATATTACATTGTCTTCTAAGGCACCTTATTCAG AGGGACAAAAGGGAGGAAGCTTTAAGATTGGCCCAATTATCAGCTGAAAAACCTCATTTCTCTCACTGTATGGAGTGGCTTCTGTTTACTGTATTTGAGGCAGACATATCCAG GCAAAGTGCAAACAAGAATCAGAGCTCTGTGCCTAAATATGCAAAGAATTCCTCTCTTTTAGAGAAGACATGTGATTTGCTCAGAAATTTTCCGGAGTATTTTGATGTGGTTGTCAGTGTTGCAAGAAAAACTGATGGTCGACATTGGGCGGATTTGTTCACTGCTGCTGGGAGATCAACAGA GTTGTTTGAGGAATGCTTCCAACGCAGATGGTACCGCACTGCTGCATGCTATATACTT GTGATTGCTAAGCTTGAAGGTCCTGCTGTCAGTCAGTACTGTGCTTTGCGTTTATTACAG GCAACACTGGACGAATCTTTATATGAACTCGCTGGGGAGCTG GTGAGGTTCTTGCTGAGATCTGGAAGGGAATATGAACAAGCATCAACAGATTCAGACAGACAAGCTCCATCATCTCCCAGATTCTTGGGTTATTTTGGTTTTCGTTCTAGTAATAGAAAACAGTCCTTGGATAAAAG CTCTTCATTCAAGGAGCAGAGCGCACATGTTGCTTCTGTGAAGAACATTTTAGAAAGCCATGCTAGCTATTTGATGTCAGGAAAAGAGCTTTCAAAGCTAGTTGCATTTGTGAAAGGCACTCAGTTTGATTTAGTG GAATATCTTCAGCGAGAGAGATATGGATGTGCTCGTTTGGAGAATTTCGCTTCAGGACTTGAATTAATTGGACAAAAG CTCCAAATGAGTATACTGCAGAGTCGATTTGATGCAGAATTTCTTTTGGCACACATGTGCTCTGTCAAGTTCAAAGAATGGATAGTGGTCCTTGCTACTCTTTTAAGACGATCTGAG GTTCTATTTGATCTTTTCCAGCATGATATGCGGTTGTGGAAAGCATATAGCATCACCCTGCAG TCACATCCTGCCTTTACTGAATACCATGATCTGCTTGGAGATTTGGAAGATCAACTTTCCTCCATTGGAATTTCTCAAGAGAAATGA